GGTGACGCTGGTCAGCCCATCGGCGCTCTCGGCCTGAACCGGTGCCGGGATCCGGGTCGCCCGGGGTTTCTGTCGTGCCGCACCGCGGTTGCTGTTTCTCGCCATTATTCACCGAATGCTGGACATTCCGCCGAGTAGATGGCGGGAATATCAGATTAACGCGTCAATGGCCACCCAGATAGGCGGCGGCCACCTGCGGGTTGTCGGCGATCTCCGGCCCGGGTCCGTGGAGCGTTATGGCGCCGCTCTCAAGCACATAGGCATAGTCGGCGATCTCCAGCGCCGCCTGCGCGTTCTGCTCGACCAGGAGGATGGTCGTTCCTTCGCGCTTCAGGTCGGCGATGATCCGGAAGATCTCCTCCACGAACAGGGGGGCGAGCCCCATGCTCGGCTCATCCAGCAACAGCAGGCGGGGTGCGCCCATCAGCGCCCGGCCCATGGCAAGCATCTGCTGCTCGCCGCCCGACAGCAGGCCGGCCTGCTGGGCCAGGCGTTCGCGCAGGCGGGGAAAACGCTCCAGCACGCGGTCGCGGCGCCTGGCGTACTCCGCCGCGCCCGGCGCCTGGAGCCCGCCGAGCTGGAGATTCTCGTCCACCGTCATCTCGGCGAAGACCTGCCGTCCCTCCGGCACCTGCCGGATGCCCAGCCGGGCGATGCGGTGCGCCGCAGTGCCGGTGATGTCGGCGCCATCGAAGCGGACGGTTCCCGCCGACGGCTTCAACAGGCCGGCCAAGCCGCGCATGGTGGTGGTCTTGCCGGCCCCATTGGCGCCGATCAGGCAGACCACGCCGCCGACCGGGACAGACAGGTCGATCCCCTTGACCGCCGTGGTCCTGCCATAGCCCAGGTGAAGTCCGGATACTTCGAGAAGAGTGCTCATGCGCCGTGCGCCTTCGCCAGACGTTCGGCAACCTTGGTGCCGAGATAGGCCTCGATCACGGCCGGATCGTCGCGCACCTCGCGGGCGGTGCCCTCGGCGATCTTGCGGCCGAAGTTCAGCACGGTGATGCGGTCGCACAGGTCCATGACAAAGCCCATGTTGTGCTCGACCAGCAGCAGCGTGATGTCGCGCCGGGCGACCTCCCGGAGCAGCGCAGCGAGGTCGCGGGTCTCCGTCGGGTTCATGCCGGCGGCGGGCTCGTCCAGCAGCAGCAGGCGCGGATTGCCGGCCAGGGCGCGGGCGATCTCCAGCCGGCGCTGGTCGCCATAGGACAAATCGCCGGACCGCACCCCCGCCTTGTCGGCGAGCCTCACGAACTCCAGCAATTCCATGGCTTTCGCCTTGGCCGCCCGCTCCTCCCGCCGGAACGCGGGCAGGCGCAGCAGCGCCGCGAGGCCGGACGCCTCCAGGCGCGTGTGCATCCCGGTCATGACGTTCTCGACCACCGTCATGTCGGAGAACATGCGGATGTTCTGGAACGTCCGGGCGACGCCCAGCCGGGTCCGCTCGTAGGGCGCCGCCCCGGTGATGTCGCGCCCGTCGAGCGTCAGGGTGCCGGAGGTCGGCGGCAGCAGACCGGAGATCAGGTTGAAGAACGTCGTCTTGCCGGCCCCGTTGGGGCCGATGATGCCGTGGACGGAACCCGTCGCCACATCGACGTCGACCTCGTTGACGGCCAGCAGCCCGGTGAACTGCTTGGAGATCTGCCGGGCGGAAAGCAGGATGGTCATGGTGCCCGCCTCAGCCTGAAGGGAATGACGCCGCGCGGCAGGAACAGCACCGCGACGACGATGATCAGCCCGTTGATCACCAGCCGGAAGTCCTGGAGCGGACGCAGCACCTCCGGCAGCGCCGTCAGGATCATGGCGCCGATCACCGGGGCGACGGGAGTGCCGATGCCACCCAGCAGCGCGAAGCTGAGGATCGTCACGGCCATTTCGAATCCGAATTCATTGGGGCCGATGAAGCTGTTGCTGTGCGCGGTCAGGCAGCCGGCCAGCCCCGCCAGCATGGAGGAGACGATCAGCGCCCCCAGCTTGTAGCGCGGCAGGTTGACGCCCATGACGCCGGCCACCGCCTCGTCCTCGCGCATCGCCTCCATGGCGCGGCCGATCTTGGATCGCCCGACCATCCAGAAGCCGACGACACCGAGCAGGAGCAGCAGATAGATCAGCCACAGGTCAGCCTTGCGCGGGATGCCGGACAGGCCGAGCGCGCCGCCGGTCAGTCCTTCGGCGTTGATGTAGAGGACGCGCAGAACCTCGCCCAGCGCGATGGTCGAGATCGCGAGGTAGACCCCGCTCAGCCGCAGCGTCGGGCCGCCGATCACCAGCGCCACCAGGGCCGGCGCGAGCGCCGACAGCGGCAGGACCAGCCAGAACGGCAGCCCCAGCTTCAGCGTCAGCAGCGCCCCGGTATAGGCGCCGATCCCCATGAAGGCGGCCTGCCCCAGGGAGAGCTGCCCCACGGCCATCACGCAATACATCGACAGGGCCAGCAGCCCATGGACCCCGAGAGCGTGGATCAGCGTCTCGTAGGTGAACAGGAAATCGTCAAGCCAGATGGGCATGGCGTCAGGCCCTCTTCGCCTGGGCGCGGCCGAACAGGCCGACCGGGCGGAACCACAGGGTCAGCACCAGGATGGTGAAGGCGACCGCCTCCCTGGCGTTGGACGAGATGTAGCCTGCCGTCAGCACTTCCAGCAGGCCCAGCAGCACGCCGGCGATCAACGCGCCGCGGATGTCGCCCAGGCCGCCGATGATGATGACGGCGAAGCCCCGGAGCATCATGTGCTCGCCCATGAAGGGCTGGATCGCGTTGAAGTTCAGGCCGATAAGGACGCCGGCCGCCCCGCCGAGCATGCCGGACAGGAAGGAGACGGCGGCGACGGTCAGGCCGACATTGATGCCCATCAGGCGGGCCGCGTCCTCGTTCTCCGCAAGGGCGCGGATCATCAGGCCGAGCTTGGTGCGTTGGAGCAGCACGAACAGCAGGGCCACTAGCACCAGCGTGGTGCCGATGATCAGGATCTGCACCGTGGAGATCCGGACATCACCGAATTCCAGGGCGGAGTTGTCGACGAAGCCGAAGGGGAAGCGCTGGATGTCGGTGCCGATGAAGACGGCCATCAGCGAATAGAGCGCCAGCACGGCGCCCAGGGTCACCATCAGCGACGCAAGCTCACCGGCCTTGGCCCGGCGAAGCCGCGTCAGCAGGAGCCAGTCCGCGACGACGGCCACCAGCCCGGCCGCGACCGCGCCCAGCGGCAGCGCCACCCAGATGTTGGCGCCAAGCTCGCGCGCGGCGGTCAGGGCCACGAAGGCGCCGACCGAGAAATAGAAGCCATAGGTCAGGTTGATGACCCGGAGCACGCCGAAGATCAGCGTGAACCCCAGCGCGAAAAGCGCATAGGTCGACCCCAGCACCAGGCCGTTGACCAATTGTTGGGACAGCATGGAAAGAATGCGCCAATTCGTGGATCTGGAAACGCCCCGCAAAGCGGAAGCCCGCCGCGAGGCGGGCCTCCCTTAGCACGGTGCGTCGGCCGGAACTACTCCAGGATTTCGAACCGGCCGTTTTTCATGGACAGCACGACGACGCCCTCGTTCGAGGCGGGATCGCGGCCTTCGGTGAAGGTGAACGGCCCCATGACGCCGTTGAAGTCGGTCTTGTAGAGCGCCTGGCGGATCTTGTCGCTTTCGGCCGCACCCGCCCGGTCGATCGCCTGGGCCACGATGTACATCGTGTCATAGGCCTGGGCCGCGAACTGGTCGGGGTCCTTGCCGTTCCGCTTCTTGTACTCGGCCACGAACTTCCGGTTCGCCTCGTCCGGCTTGGCGATGAACCATGGGCTGCCGACCAGCAGGCCGTCGGCCGCGGCGCCCGCGATCTCACCCAGCTTCGGCGAGTTGGCGCCGTTGCCGCCGATGAAGCGGACGCTGCTGGGAATGCCGAGCTGGCGCGCCTGGAGGACGACGCCGGAGATCGGCTCGACCAGCGCCGAGATGGTGATGGCGTCGACGCCAAGACCCTTGATCTTGGTCAGCTGGGCCGAGAAGTCGGTATCCTTGCTGCCGAAGGTCTCGATCGTCGCGATCTCCAGCCCCAGTTCCTCGGCCGCGGCCTTCATGCTGTCGAAGCCCGACTTGCTGAAGGCATCGTCGTTCGCGTACATCATCGCGATCTTCTTGATGCCGAACTTCTCCTGCGCCGTCTTCAGCGTGACCGGAACGACGTCGGATTCCGGCAGCGACGTGCGGAAGATGAACGGCCCGATCTCGGTGATGCCCTTGGCGGTGGTCGAGGTGCCGACCGTGACCACCTCGCGCCCGTTGGTGACCGGGCCGACGGCGAACATCTCGTTGGACAGCGTCGGGCCGATCACGACCGGCACCTTGTCGCGGCCGACCAGCTTGCGCGCGGCGTTGACCGCCTGGTCCTTGTTGCCGGCCGAGTCCTCGACGATCAGCGCCAGCTTCTTCCCGCCGAGCACGCCGCCCTTGGCGTTGATCTCGTCCATCGCCAGTTCGAGGCCGCCCTTGATGGCGGTGCCGTAGGCGGCACTCGGCCCGGACAGGATCTCGATGGCGCCGATGGTCACCGTCTCCTGCGCCATGACAGGCGTCGCCAGGAGCGAACCGAGCGCGATCGCCCCTACCGTCGCAAGCATCCTGGACATGTTGTTTCTCCCTGAGTTTTCCCGCTGGCCCGGAACTTGTCCGGCCTGCTCCTAAAATGCAAGCTCCGACCCGTGAACCGGTCAGTCCCGTAGGTCGGCTGGAGCGAAGATGCTGCCGACAAAGCCGGCGCGTTGCCGTCGGCTGCCGCTTCGCTCTAGCCGACCTACATTTCTTGCAACCAAAGGTAGGGTTGAGGTTGGGGTGCAGTTTCAGCCCTATGGCGTCGAGGTCTCCGCGAAGCCGATCAGTTCGGCGCCGTCCTCGACTTGGTCGCCGACGGCGTAGCGGACCTTCTCGACGGTGCCGTCGGCGGGCGCCTTGATGGTGTGCTCCATCTTCATCGCTTCCATCACCACCAGCGGCTGTCCCTTTGTCACCACCGCTCCCGGCTCGGTCAGCACGGCGATGATCTTGCCCGGCATCGGGGCGATCAGGCGGCTGCCCGGCGCTTCCGCCGCATCGGCGCCGGCCAGCGGCTCGATCAGGGTCAGGCGATGGCTGCCGCGCTCGCGGAAGACGGCGATGTCGGCGCCCCGGCGCACGACGGTGCCCTCCAGCCGCCGGCCGCCCAGGTCGGCGGACAGCGTGCCGTCGGGGGCGAGCCGGCCCGACGCTTCGACGGTGCCGCCGGGAAGGTCGAGCCGGTAGCTGCCCCGACGGTAGATCAGATGGACCGGCCGGTCCGTCCCGCCGTCGCGGAACGTCAGCGTGTCGTGGGCGTCATCGTTCAGCCGCCAGCCGTCGCTGCCCGCCCACGGGCTGTACGGGTCGGCCGATGCCGCCGCGACCGCCCGCGCCTTGGCGGAGCGTTCCAGCAGCACCGCGAGCGACGCCAGCGCCAGCACCTCGTCGTCGGCCGGGGCCGGTTCGGGCAGCAGGTCGTCCTGGTAACGCTCGATGAACTTGGTATCGAGATCGGCCGCGAGGAACGCCGGATGGGAGGCGATGGCCAGCAGGAAGTCCGTGTTCGCCGCCAGCCCGACCACCTGGGTCGCGGCCAGGGCGCCGCGCAGCTTGCGCACCGCGGCCGCCCGGTCCTCCCCTTTGACGATCAGCTTGGCGATCATCGGGTCGTAATGGATCGAGATGGTATCGCCCGCGCGTACCCCGGTATCGGTCCGAATGCCGAAATCGAGCGGCGGAAAGACCAGATGGTCGAGGCGGCCGGTCTGCGGCAGGAAGCCCTTCTGCGGGTCCTCGGCGTACAGGCGCACCTCGATGGCGTGCCCGTGGATAAACAGCCGGTCCTGGGTCAACGGCAGCGGCTGGCCGGAGGCGACACGGAGTTGCCATTCCACCAGGTCCTGGCCGGTGATGTACTCCGTCACCGGATGCTCGACCTGGAGGCGGGTGTTCATTTCCATGAAGAAGAACGAACCGTCCTCGTCCAGCAGGAACTCCACCGTCCCCGCCCCGACATAGCCGATCGCCCGGGCGGCGGCCACGGCGGCCTCGCCCATGCGGCGGCGGGTGTCCGGATCCAGGTTGGGGGCAGGCGCCTCCTCCACCACCTTCTGATGGCGGCGCTGGATCGAGCAGTCGCGCTCGAACAGGTAGACGCAGCCGCCGTGGGTGTCGGCGAAGACCTGGATCTCCACGTGGCGCGGCCGGGTGACGTAGCGCTCGATCAGCACGCGGTCGTCGCCGAAAGCGTTGATCGCCTCCCGCTTGGCGCCGTTCAGCTGGTCGTCGAACTCCTCCGGTCCGGCGACCACCCGCATGCCCTTGCCGCCGCCGCCGGCCGACGCCTTGATCAGCACCGGATAACCGATGCGGCCGGCTTCGGCGCGCAGCAGGTCCGGATCCTGGTCCTCCCCGTGATAGCCCGGCACCAGCGGCACGCCGGCTTTCTCCATCAGCGCCTTGGCCTCGGACTTGCCGCCCATGGCGCGGATCGCAGACGCCGGCGGGCCGATGAAGACGACGCCGGCCCGTTCGCAGGCCTCGGCGAAGCCGGCGTTCTCCGACAGGAAACCGTAGCCGGGATGGATTGCTTCGGCGCCGGAACGCTTCGCCACGTCCAGGATGGCGTCGCCGCGCAGATAGCTTTCGCGGGCCGGCGCCGGCCCGATGTGCCAGGCCTCGTCGGCCATCTCCACATGCAGGGCGCCGGCATCGGCGTCGGAATAGACCGCGACGGTGCGGATGCCGAGTTGCCTGGCGGTACGGATGACCCGGCAGGCGATCTCGCCCCGGTTGGCGATCAGGATCTTGGAAAACATGGTGTCTACCTCGCCGTCCAGGCCGGCTTGCGCTTTTCGAGGAACGCCGCCAGACCCTCGCGCCCTTCGGAGGAGGCGCGGATGGTGGCGATGCGTTCGGCGGTGTCACGGATAACGGCGGCGTTCACGGGCCGGTGCGCCACGGCGAAGATCAGGTCCTTGGCCGCCTTCTGCGCGGCGGGGCCGCCTTCCGCCAAGCGCGCCAGGACGCTGTCCAGCGTCTCGTCCAGCTTGTCCGCCGGGACTACCTGATGGACCAGCCCGACGCGCAGCGCCTCGTCCGCGGCGAACCGCTCCGCCGTCAGGAAATAACGGCGCGACGCCCGCTCGCCGATCGCCGCCACCACGTAGGGCGAGATGACGGCCGGGATCAGGCCCAACTTCACTTCAGACAGGCTGAAGGAGGCTCCTTCGGCCGCGATCGCGATGTCGCAGCAGGCGACCAGCCCGACCCCGCCGCCGAAAGCGGCGCCCTGCACCACCGCGACCGTGGGCCGGGGCAGGAAGTTGAGGGTCCGCATCAGTTCTGCAAGCCCTTCGGCGTCGCGCAGGTTCTCGTCGGGGCCGTAGCCGGCCATGCGCTGCATCCAGCCCAGGTCGGCCCCGGCCGAGAAGCTTTTCCCCGCGGCCCGAAGCACGACCGCACGCACCCGGTCGTCCTCGCCCAGGCGCCGCAGGGTCGCGGTCATCTCGGCGATGACCTGATCGTTGAAGGCGTTGTGGACCTCCGCCCGGTTCATGGTGACGGTTGCGATGCCGTCGTCCCGGATGTCGGTCAGGATGCTGGTGCTGTCCATCGGCGTTTCCTCCCTGCCTTTTGCCCTGCCTTTTCCCATCACATCCGGAACACGCCGAACTTCGGCGGCGGGATCGGGGCGTTGAGGGCGGCGGAGATGCCGAGGCCAAGGGTCATGCGGGTATCGGCCGGGTCGATGATGCCGTCGTCCCACAGCCGGGCGCTGGCGTAATAGGGATGGCCCTGATGCTCGTACTGCTCGCGGATGGGCGCCTTGAACGCTTCCTCGTCCTCGGCGCTCCAGCTCTTGCCCTGGGATTCCATGCCGTCTCGGCGGACCTGGGCCAGCACGCCGGCGGCCTGCTCCCCGCCCATCACCGAGATGCGGGAATTGGGCCACATCCAGAGGAAGCGGGGGCCGAACGCCCGGCCGCACATGCCGTAATTGCCCGCGCCGAAGCTGCCGCCGATCACGACCGTGAACTTGGGCACCTGAGCGCAGGCGACCGCCATGACCAGCTTGGCGCCATCCTTGGCGATGCCGCCGGCTTCGTACTTCTTGCCGACCATGAAGCCGGTGATGTTCTGGAGGAACACCAGCGGAATGCCGCGCTGGCAGCACAGTTCGATGAAATGCGCGCCCTTGAGGGCCGATTCAGAGAACAGGATGCCGTTGTTGGCGATGATGCCGACGGGATAGCCGAAGATGTGGGCGAATCCGCAGACCAGCGTGGTGCCGTAGAGCTGCTTGAACTCGTCGAACTCGGAACCGTCCACGATCCGGGCGATCACCTCGCGCACGTCGAAGGGCTTCCGCGTATCGCTGGGAATGATGCCGTACATTTCCTCGGCGGCGTAGAGCGGCTCGGCCGGGGCGCGCAACTCCACCTGGGGCCGCTTCGGCCGGTTCAGGTTGCCGACGATCCGCCGGGCGATGCTCAGCGCATGGGGATCGTTCAGCGCGTAATGGTCGGTCACGCCGGAGGTCCGGCTATGGACGTCGGCTCCGCCCAGATCCTCCGCCGAGACGACCTCGCCGGTCGCGGCCTTCACCAGCGGCGGGCCGCCGAGGAAGATGGTGCCTTGTTTCCGCACGATGATCGACTCGTCGCTCATGGCCGGGACATAGGCGCCGCCCGCCGTGCAGCTTCCCATCACCACCGCGATCTGCGGGATGCCCTGGGCCGACATGGTGGCCTGGTTGTAGAAGATGCGGCCGAAATGGTCCCGGTCGGGGAACACCTCGTCCTGGTTCGGCAGGTTGGCGCCGCCGCTGTCCACCAGATAGATGCAAGGGAGGTTGTTCTCCCGGGCGATCTCCTGGGCGCGCAGGTGCTTCTTGACGGTCAGCGGGAAATAGGTCCCGCCCTTGACCGTCGCGTCGTTGGCGATCACCACGCATTCCCGCCCCGACACCCGGCCGATTCCGGTCAGGATGCCGGCGGCATGGATCGGCTCCTCGTAGACGCCGTGGGCCGCCAGCTGGGAGAATTCCAGGTAGGGCGTTCCGGGGTCGAGCAGCGTGCGCACCCGGTCGCGCGGCAGCAGCTTGCCCCGCGACAGGTGGCGGTCGCGGGCCTTGGCCCCTCCCCCCTGCTTGACCTCGTGGACCTTGTCGCGCAGGTCGGCGACCAGCCCGCGCATTGCCTCGGCATTGTCGGCGAAGGCGGAGTCGCGGGTGTCGATGGCGGATTTCAGGATGGTCATGGCAGGTCTCAGGCCGTCTCTTTGAACAGCTCGCGGCCGATCAGCATGCGCCGGATCTCGCTAGTGCCGGCACCGATCTCGTAGAGCTTGGCGTCGCGCAGCAGGCGGCCGGTCGGGTACTCGTTGATATAGCCGTTGCCGCCCAGCAGCTGGATGGCGTCCAGCGCCACCTGGGTCGCCGCCTCGGCCGCGTACAGGATGGCCCCGGCCGCGTCCTTGCGGGTGGTCTTGCCGGCGTCGCAGGCGCGGGCCACGGCATAGACATAGGCCCGGCAGGCGTTCAGCCGGGTATAGATGTCGGCAAGCTTGCCCTGGACCAGCTGGAACTCGCCGATCGGGGTGTCGAACTGCTTGCGCTCGTGGACGTACGGAACGACCACGTCGAGGGCCGCCTGCATGATGCCGACCGGGCCGGCGGCCAGGACGGCGCGCTCATAGTCGAGGCCCGACATCAGCACGTTGACGCCCTTGCCAACGGGGCCGAGCACGTTCTCCTCAGGCACCTCGCAGTCCTCGAACACCAACTCGGAGGTGGGCGAGCCCCGCATCCCCAGCTTGTCCAGCTTCTGCGCCGGGCGGAATCCCTTGAAGCCCTTCTCGATCAGGAAGGCGGTGATGCCGCGCGGGCCGGCGGACGGATCGGTCTTGGCGTAGACCACCAGCGTCTCCGCATAGTGGCCGTTGGTGATCCACATCTTGGAGCCGTTCAGCACGTAGCGGTCGCCGCGCCGGTCGGCGCGCAGCCGCATGGAGACCACGTCGGAGCCGGCGCCCGGCTCGGACATGGCGAGCGCCCCGACATGCTCGCCGGACAGCAGCTTGGGCAGGTAGCGGTTCTTCTGTTCCGGCGTGCCCCAGCGGTTGATCTGGTTGACGCACAGGTTGGAGTGGGCGCCGTAGCTGAGCCCGACCGAGGCGGAGGCGCGGCTGATTTCCTCCATCGCGACGACGTGGGCGAGATAGCCCATGTCCACGCCGCCGAACTCCTCCGACACCGTGATGCCGTGCAGGCCCAGTTCGCCCATGGCCGGCCACAGGTCGATCGGGAAGTCGTCCTTGGCGTCGATCTCCGCCGCGCGGGGGGCGATCTTCTCCTGCGCGAAGGTGCGCACGGTGTCGCGCAGCATCTCCAGGTCCGAACCGAGGCCGAAATCGAGTTCGCTATGGGTGGGTATCGCCATTGTGTCCGCTCCTCCCGCTGGGCATCGCCCGGGCAGCGCCGCCGGGCTCGTTTAAATACGAACATACGTTTTTATTTTACTTCGCGCAACGGCGTATCGGCGGCATAATAGGACATGACGCCCAGGATTGCGCCGGCTTTCGGCCCTGATATGGAACGGGCAGCATCGAACCAGGAAAACCCACCATGGCACGCACTGCGGGATCCAACGGGACCAGGACGCTGGAAGCGATCCGCAAGGCCGGGCTGCGCCTGATCTACCGGCAGGGCTACGAGGCGATGAGCTTGCGACAACTGGCGTCGGAGGTCGGCCTCCAGGTCGGATCCCTCTACAACCATATCTCCACCAAGCAGGACCTGCTGTTCGACCTGATCCGGGTCCACATGGAGGAGCTGATCGCGCGGCTGGACCGGACGCTGGCGGGCGTCGACGCCCCGGCCGACCGGCTGGACGCCTTCATCCGGTTCCATGTCGAGTACCACATCGCCCGCAAGCGGGAGGTCTTCATCAGCTATTCGGAGCTGCGCAGCCTGGAGCCAAAGAACTACGAGGTGATCGTGGATCTGCGCGGCCGCTACGAGCGCCGGCTGATCGATATCCTGGACGACGGTGCCGCGCGCGGCGACTTCACCACCGCCGACACCACCGTCGCCGCCTTCGGCATCCTCGCCATGCTGACCGGGGTCTGCACCTGGTTCAAGCCGGGCGGGCGGCTGACCAAGGAGGAGGTGATCGAGGTCTATGCCGGAATGGTCCGGAACGGGCTGGTCCGCCCCGGCGCCGGCCTCAATCCCGGCAACCCGCCTCCCCGGCCGCCTGCCGGCGCAGCACGCGGCGCATGACCTTGCCGGTCACCGTCATCGGCAGTTCGGGGACGAAGGCGACCTCGCGCGGGTACTCGTGGGCGGCAAGCCTGGTCTTGACGAACTCCTGGATCTCGCGGGCCAGATCGTCCGACGCTTCCCGCCCCGGGCGCAGCACGACATAGGCCTTAACGCGCTCGGTACGGATCGGGTCGGGCACGCCGATCACGGCGGCCAGGGCCACCGCCGGGTGGCCGAGCAGGCATTCCTCGACCTCGCCCGGCCCGATCCGGTACCCGGCGCTGGTGATCACGTCGTCGTCGCGCCCGACATACCAGAAGAAGCCGTCCTCGTCGCGGCGGCCCAGATCGCCGGTGACCAGCCAGTCGCCGACGAACTTGTCGGCGGTGGCCTCCGGCTTGTTCCAGTATCCCAGGAACATTACCGGATCCGGGCGGCGGATCGCGATCGAGCCGACGGCGCCGGCCGGCAGTTCGTTGCCCTCGGAGTCGATCACGGCGACACGGTGGCCGGGGACGGCCCGCCCCATGGACCCCGTCCTGAACCCGAGCGGAGCCGCGTTGCCGACCACGACGTTGCACTCGGTCTGGCCGTAGAACTCGTTGATGGTGACGCCGAACACCGAGCGTCCCCAGTCCAGCAGTTCGCCGCCCAGC
This Skermanella mucosa DNA region includes the following protein-coding sequences:
- a CDS encoding ABC transporter ATP-binding protein, translated to MSTLLEVSGLHLGYGRTTAVKGIDLSVPVGGVVCLIGANGAGKTTTMRGLAGLLKPSAGTVRFDGADITGTAAHRIARLGIRQVPEGRQVFAEMTVDENLQLGGLQAPGAAEYARRRDRVLERFPRLRERLAQQAGLLSGGEQQMLAMGRALMGAPRLLLLDEPSMGLAPLFVEEIFRIIADLKREGTTILLVEQNAQAALEIADYAYVLESGAITLHGPGPEIADNPQVAAAYLGGH
- a CDS encoding ABC transporter ATP-binding protein, giving the protein MTILLSARQISKQFTGLLAVNEVDVDVATGSVHGIIGPNGAGKTTFFNLISGLLPPTSGTLTLDGRDITGAAPYERTRLGVARTFQNIRMFSDMTVVENVMTGMHTRLEASGLAALLRLPAFRREERAAKAKAMELLEFVRLADKAGVRSGDLSYGDQRRLEIARALAGNPRLLLLDEPAAGMNPTETRDLAALLREVARRDITLLLVEHNMGFVMDLCDRITVLNFGRKIAEGTAREVRDDPAVIEAYLGTKVAERLAKAHGA
- a CDS encoding branched-chain amino acid ABC transporter permease: MPIWLDDFLFTYETLIHALGVHGLLALSMYCVMAVGQLSLGQAAFMGIGAYTGALLTLKLGLPFWLVLPLSALAPALVALVIGGPTLRLSGVYLAISTIALGEVLRVLYINAEGLTGGALGLSGIPRKADLWLIYLLLLLGVVGFWMVGRSKIGRAMEAMREDEAVAGVMGVNLPRYKLGALIVSSMLAGLAGCLTAHSNSFIGPNEFGFEMAVTILSFALLGGIGTPVAPVIGAMILTALPEVLRPLQDFRLVINGLIIVVAVLFLPRGVIPFRLRRAP
- a CDS encoding branched-chain amino acid ABC transporter permease codes for the protein MLSQQLVNGLVLGSTYALFALGFTLIFGVLRVINLTYGFYFSVGAFVALTAARELGANIWVALPLGAVAAGLVAVVADWLLLTRLRRAKAGELASLMVTLGAVLALYSLMAVFIGTDIQRFPFGFVDNSALEFGDVRISTVQILIIGTTLVLVALLFVLLQRTKLGLMIRALAENEDAARLMGINVGLTVAAVSFLSGMLGGAAGVLIGLNFNAIQPFMGEHMMLRGFAVIIIGGLGDIRGALIAGVLLGLLEVLTAGYISSNAREAVAFTILVLTLWFRPVGLFGRAQAKRA
- a CDS encoding ABC transporter substrate-binding protein, producing the protein MSRMLATVGAIALGSLLATPVMAQETVTIGAIEILSGPSAAYGTAIKGGLELAMDEINAKGGVLGGKKLALIVEDSAGNKDQAVNAARKLVGRDKVPVVIGPTLSNEMFAVGPVTNGREVVTVGTSTTAKGITEIGPFIFRTSLPESDVVPVTLKTAQEKFGIKKIAMMYANDDAFSKSGFDSMKAAAEELGLEIATIETFGSKDTDFSAQLTKIKGLGVDAITISALVEPISGVVLQARQLGIPSSVRFIGGNGANSPKLGEIAGAAADGLLVGSPWFIAKPDEANRKFVAEYKKRNGKDPDQFAAQAYDTMYIVAQAIDRAGAAESDKIRQALYKTDFNGVMGPFTFTEGRDPASNEGVVVLSMKNGRFEILE
- a CDS encoding acetyl/propionyl/methylcrotonyl-CoA carboxylase subunit alpha, producing the protein MFSKILIANRGEIACRVIRTARQLGIRTVAVYSDADAGALHVEMADEAWHIGPAPARESYLRGDAILDVAKRSGAEAIHPGYGFLSENAGFAEACERAGVVFIGPPASAIRAMGGKSEAKALMEKAGVPLVPGYHGEDQDPDLLRAEAGRIGYPVLIKASAGGGGKGMRVVAGPEEFDDQLNGAKREAINAFGDDRVLIERYVTRPRHVEIQVFADTHGGCVYLFERDCSIQRRHQKVVEEAPAPNLDPDTRRRMGEAAVAAARAIGYVGAGTVEFLLDEDGSFFFMEMNTRLQVEHPVTEYITGQDLVEWQLRVASGQPLPLTQDRLFIHGHAIEVRLYAEDPQKGFLPQTGRLDHLVFPPLDFGIRTDTGVRAGDTISIHYDPMIAKLIVKGEDRAAAVRKLRGALAATQVVGLAANTDFLLAIASHPAFLAADLDTKFIERYQDDLLPEPAPADDEVLALASLAVLLERSAKARAVAAASADPYSPWAGSDGWRLNDDAHDTLTFRDGGTDRPVHLIYRRGSYRLDLPGGTVEASGRLAPDGTLSADLGGRRLEGTVVRRGADIAVFRERGSHRLTLIEPLAGADAAEAPGSRLIAPMPGKIIAVLTEPGAVVTKGQPLVVMEAMKMEHTIKAPADGTVEKVRYAVGDQVEDGAELIGFAETSTP
- a CDS encoding enoyl-CoA hydratase/isomerase family protein, yielding MDSTSILTDIRDDGIATVTMNRAEVHNAFNDQVIAEMTATLRRLGEDDRVRAVVLRAAGKSFSAGADLGWMQRMAGYGPDENLRDAEGLAELMRTLNFLPRPTVAVVQGAAFGGGVGLVACCDIAIAAEGASFSLSEVKLGLIPAVISPYVVAAIGERASRRYFLTAERFAADEALRVGLVHQVVPADKLDETLDSVLARLAEGGPAAQKAAKDLIFAVAHRPVNAAVIRDTAERIATIRASSEGREGLAAFLEKRKPAWTAR
- a CDS encoding carboxyl transferase domain-containing protein; the encoded protein is MTILKSAIDTRDSAFADNAEAMRGLVADLRDKVHEVKQGGGAKARDRHLSRGKLLPRDRVRTLLDPGTPYLEFSQLAAHGVYEEPIHAAGILTGIGRVSGRECVVIANDATVKGGTYFPLTVKKHLRAQEIARENNLPCIYLVDSGGANLPNQDEVFPDRDHFGRIFYNQATMSAQGIPQIAVVMGSCTAGGAYVPAMSDESIIVRKQGTIFLGGPPLVKAATGEVVSAEDLGGADVHSRTSGVTDHYALNDPHALSIARRIVGNLNRPKRPQVELRAPAEPLYAAEEMYGIIPSDTRKPFDVREVIARIVDGSEFDEFKQLYGTTLVCGFAHIFGYPVGIIANNGILFSESALKGAHFIELCCQRGIPLVFLQNITGFMVGKKYEAGGIAKDGAKLVMAVACAQVPKFTVVIGGSFGAGNYGMCGRAFGPRFLWMWPNSRISVMGGEQAAGVLAQVRRDGMESQGKSWSAEDEEAFKAPIREQYEHQGHPYYASARLWDDGIIDPADTRMTLGLGISAALNAPIPPPKFGVFRM
- a CDS encoding isovaleryl-CoA dehydrogenase, with the protein product MAIPTHSELDFGLGSDLEMLRDTVRTFAQEKIAPRAAEIDAKDDFPIDLWPAMGELGLHGITVSEEFGGVDMGYLAHVVAMEEISRASASVGLSYGAHSNLCVNQINRWGTPEQKNRYLPKLLSGEHVGALAMSEPGAGSDVVSMRLRADRRGDRYVLNGSKMWITNGHYAETLVVYAKTDPSAGPRGITAFLIEKGFKGFRPAQKLDKLGMRGSPTSELVFEDCEVPEENVLGPVGKGVNVLMSGLDYERAVLAAGPVGIMQAALDVVVPYVHERKQFDTPIGEFQLVQGKLADIYTRLNACRAYVYAVARACDAGKTTRKDAAGAILYAAEAATQVALDAIQLLGGNGYINEYPTGRLLRDAKLYEIGAGTSEIRRMLIGRELFKETA